A window of Rubricoccus marinus contains these coding sequences:
- a CDS encoding amidohydrolase family protein, with protein MLRLTALLALTLLASGARGQDDAPKWDVSAAHGPTSTVAFETSEGTWMSIDVSPDGRTLVFDLLGDLYTLPLAGGTATRITSGAAYDVQPRWSPDGSRISFTSDRSGGDNIWTMDARGQDMQQVTDESFRLLNNAVWTPDGDYLIARKHFTATRSLGAGEMWMYHRTGGSGLQLTERPNDQQDAGEPAVSPDGRYVYFSQDVTPGPFFEYNKDPNGGIYAIKRLDRETGEIETILGGTGGAARPEPSPDGRHLAFVRRVRNESVLFVYDTVTGAQRPLWDGLSPDQQETWAVFGVYPGFAWLPDASALVVWAQGGLWRVDAQTGTPTPIPFTAEVEQTVTEAVRFPVDVAPEVFDVKMLRDAATSPDGRTLVFSAVGRLWRKVGDREPQAIPTGEGFAFDPDFSPDGRQMVFATWSDEAFGQIHVLNTASGAIRTLPLEPGHYATPRFSPDGQMIVYAREGGNSMRGPLNGLRTGLYMTAASGEGEPQMIVDHGREPRFTPDARMDGGRARGRITFLDGGGLNKTFRSVDLDGSDERTHFTLKYPTTVVPSPDGRWVAFNEAFNVYVAPFALTGAEYDLNKDTEAVPVSRLSRDAGTDLHWTDNTTLRWLIGPEVYTRSLSDAFAFVDGAPASLPKPDSVGVPVGLRLPHDAPNGAIAITGARILTMDGDRVIENGTVVVTGNRITAVGEAGEVTVPSGAEVIDGRNHTIMPGIVDVHAHAGHFNGGPVPQTVWQYYANLAYGVTTAHDPSATTETVFTMAEMVKSGDLVGPRIFSTGTILYGADGDFRATVNSLDDAYSHIRRMKATGAISVKSYNQPRRDQRQQILKAARDLEMMVVPEGGSTFYHNMNMVIDGHTGIEHAVPVAPLHNDVQSLWRATEVAYTPTLVVGYGGLWGENYWYAKTNVWEDGRLLTFTPRTLVDAVSRRRTLVPDDEYWHVTLAEQTKTLTDLGVGVQLGAHGQMQGLAAHWELRMFGQGGMTNMEALRAATLNGAEYIGLDGDLGSVETGKLADLIILSADPSADLANISEIRYVMANGRLYNADTMDLVAPEATPRPPFWFEKDGSSDGDVWQGWTRHTD; from the coding sequence ATGCTCCGCCTCACCGCTCTCCTCGCCCTCACCCTCCTCGCCTCTGGCGCCAGAGGCCAAGACGACGCCCCCAAGTGGGACGTAAGCGCCGCCCACGGCCCCACGAGCACCGTCGCCTTCGAAACAAGCGAAGGCACTTGGATGAGCATCGACGTGAGCCCCGACGGGCGCACCCTCGTCTTCGATCTCCTCGGCGACCTCTACACGCTGCCTCTGGCGGGCGGCACGGCCACGCGCATTACCAGCGGCGCCGCCTACGACGTGCAGCCGCGGTGGTCGCCCGACGGCTCGCGCATCTCGTTCACATCCGACCGCTCCGGCGGCGACAACATCTGGACGATGGACGCCAGAGGCCAGGACATGCAGCAGGTCACGGACGAGAGCTTCCGCCTGCTCAATAACGCCGTCTGGACGCCCGACGGCGACTACCTCATCGCGCGGAAGCACTTCACGGCCACGCGCTCGCTTGGCGCGGGCGAGATGTGGATGTACCACCGGACGGGCGGCAGCGGCCTCCAACTGACAGAGCGCCCCAACGACCAGCAGGACGCCGGCGAGCCCGCCGTCTCCCCGGACGGCCGCTATGTCTACTTCTCGCAGGATGTGACGCCCGGGCCCTTCTTCGAGTACAACAAGGACCCCAACGGCGGCATCTACGCCATCAAGCGGCTGGACCGCGAGACGGGCGAGATCGAAACCATCCTCGGCGGGACCGGCGGCGCCGCGCGTCCTGAGCCCTCCCCCGATGGCCGCCACCTCGCCTTCGTGCGGCGCGTCCGCAACGAGAGCGTCCTCTTCGTCTACGACACCGTAACCGGCGCGCAGCGCCCGCTCTGGGACGGCCTCTCGCCCGATCAGCAGGAGACGTGGGCCGTCTTCGGCGTCTACCCCGGCTTCGCATGGCTGCCCGACGCCAGCGCCCTCGTCGTCTGGGCGCAGGGCGGCCTCTGGCGCGTCGATGCCCAAACCGGCACGCCCACGCCGATCCCCTTTACCGCCGAGGTGGAGCAGACCGTGACCGAGGCCGTGCGCTTCCCCGTGGACGTGGCGCCAGAGGTCTTCGACGTCAAGATGCTCCGCGACGCCGCGACCTCGCCTGACGGCCGCACGCTCGTCTTCAGCGCCGTCGGCCGCCTCTGGCGCAAGGTAGGAGACCGCGAGCCGCAGGCGATCCCCACCGGCGAGGGCTTCGCCTTCGACCCCGACTTCTCCCCCGACGGACGCCAGATGGTCTTCGCGACGTGGAGCGACGAGGCCTTCGGCCAGATCCACGTCCTGAACACCGCCTCTGGCGCGATCCGCACGCTCCCCCTGGAGCCCGGCCACTACGCCACGCCGCGCTTCTCGCCCGACGGCCAGATGATCGTCTACGCCCGCGAAGGCGGCAACAGCATGCGCGGGCCGCTCAACGGACTCCGCACCGGCCTGTACATGACGGCCGCCTCTGGCGAGGGCGAGCCGCAGATGATCGTGGACCACGGCCGCGAGCCTCGCTTCACGCCCGACGCGCGCATGGACGGAGGTCGCGCCAGAGGCCGCATCACGTTCCTGGACGGCGGCGGCCTCAACAAGACCTTCCGCTCGGTCGACCTCGACGGCAGCGACGAGCGCACGCACTTCACGCTCAAGTACCCGACCACGGTCGTCCCCAGCCCCGACGGACGGTGGGTCGCCTTTAACGAGGCCTTCAACGTCTACGTTGCGCCCTTCGCCCTCACCGGTGCGGAGTACGACCTGAACAAAGACACCGAGGCTGTCCCCGTCTCCCGCCTCTCGCGCGACGCCGGGACCGACCTCCACTGGACCGACAACACGACGCTCCGCTGGCTCATCGGCCCCGAGGTCTACACCCGCTCCCTCTCCGACGCCTTCGCGTTCGTGGACGGCGCGCCCGCTTCCCTGCCGAAGCCGGATTCCGTCGGCGTGCCCGTCGGCCTGCGGCTCCCGCACGACGCGCCCAATGGTGCCATCGCGATCACCGGCGCACGCATCCTCACGATGGACGGCGACCGCGTGATCGAGAACGGCACGGTCGTCGTGACCGGCAACCGCATCACCGCCGTCGGCGAAGCAGGCGAGGTCACGGTCCCCTCTGGCGCCGAGGTCATCGACGGCCGCAACCACACCATTATGCCGGGCATCGTGGACGTGCACGCCCACGCGGGCCACTTCAACGGCGGGCCGGTCCCGCAGACCGTCTGGCAGTACTACGCCAACCTCGCCTACGGCGTCACGACCGCGCACGACCCGAGCGCAACGACCGAGACGGTCTTCACGATGGCCGAGATGGTCAAAAGCGGCGACCTCGTCGGCCCACGCATCTTCTCCACCGGCACGATCCTCTACGGCGCCGACGGCGACTTCCGCGCGACCGTCAACTCCCTGGACGACGCGTACTCCCACATCCGGCGCATGAAGGCGACCGGCGCCATCTCGGTCAAGAGCTACAACCAGCCGCGCCGCGACCAGCGCCAGCAGATCCTCAAGGCCGCCCGCGACCTGGAGATGATGGTCGTCCCCGAGGGAGGGAGCACGTTCTACCACAACATGAACATGGTCATCGACGGCCACACCGGCATCGAGCACGCCGTGCCCGTCGCGCCGCTGCACAACGACGTGCAGAGCCTCTGGCGCGCGACCGAGGTCGCGTACACGCCCACGCTCGTCGTCGGCTACGGCGGCCTGTGGGGCGAGAACTACTGGTACGCCAAGACCAACGTCTGGGAGGACGGCCGCCTGCTCACGTTCACGCCGCGCACGCTCGTCGACGCCGTGAGCCGCCGCCGCACGCTCGTGCCCGACGACGAGTACTGGCACGTCACGCTCGCGGAGCAGACCAAAACGCTGACCGACCTCGGCGTGGGCGTCCAGCTCGGCGCGCACGGCCAGATGCAGGGGCTCGCCGCGCATTGGGAGCTCCGGATGTTCGGTCAAGGCGGGATGACCAACATGGAAGCCCTCCGCGCCGCCACGCTCAACGGCGCCGAGTACATCGGCCTCGACGGCGACCTCGGCTCGGTCGAGACCGGCAAGCTCGCCGACCTCATCATCCTCTCGGCCGACCCCTCGGCCGACCTCGCCAACATCTCGGAGATCCGCTACGTCATGGCCAACGGCCGCCTCTACAACGCCGACACGATGGACCTGGTCGCGCCAGAGGCCACGCCCCGCCCGCCCTTCTGGTTCGAGAAAGACGGTTCCTCCGACGGCGACGTGTGGCAGGGCTGGACGCGCCACACCGACTGA
- a CDS encoding class I SAM-dependent methyltransferase has protein sequence MRKDELVAVFDKQAKGYDAQWEGMAPLRDALYLLVKTAFVGLPTNARVLCVGVGTGVELAYLARSFPAWRFTAVEPSGTMLDVCRQRAEREGFASRCVFHQGYLDSLPTEDAHDAATCFLVSQFILDREARSGFFRGIAERLRPGGLLASSDLARGAGSDAFDVLLRAWLTLMAGADVSAEQVERSRKAYAKDVAVLHPSEVTAILRSGGFETPVQVFQAGLLHAWLSRRP, from the coding sequence ATGCGAAAGGACGAACTCGTGGCCGTGTTCGACAAGCAGGCCAAGGGCTACGACGCCCAGTGGGAAGGGATGGCGCCGCTCCGCGACGCGCTGTACCTGCTCGTGAAAACCGCCTTTGTCGGGCTCCCGACCAACGCCCGCGTTCTGTGCGTCGGGGTCGGAACGGGGGTGGAACTGGCGTACCTCGCTCGGAGCTTTCCGGCCTGGCGGTTCACGGCGGTAGAGCCCTCCGGCACGATGCTCGACGTGTGCCGCCAGCGGGCTGAGCGCGAAGGCTTCGCCTCCCGGTGTGTGTTCCATCAGGGCTACCTCGACTCGCTTCCCACCGAGGACGCTCACGATGCCGCGACGTGCTTCCTGGTGTCTCAGTTCATCCTCGACCGCGAGGCGCGATCGGGGTTCTTCCGCGGCATCGCGGAAAGGCTTCGGCCGGGCGGGCTTCTGGCGAGTTCGGATCTGGCCAGGGGGGCAGGCTCGGACGCCTTCGACGTGCTCCTTCGCGCATGGCTGACCCTCATGGCCGGCGCGGACGTGTCCGCCGAACAGGTGGAGCGCTCCCGGAAGGCGTACGCGAAGGATGTTGCGGTCCTGCATCCTTCGGAGGTGACCGCCATTCTCAGGTCGGGCGGGTTTGAGACGCCGGTGCAGGTGTTCCAGGCGGGCCTCCTCCACGCATGGCTGTCACGGCGGCCGTGA
- a CDS encoding ABC transporter permease: MLARSSRRYLFRHPWLTALSLVGVALGVAVVVAVDLANASATKAFRLSSESLSGRATHVVVGGPGGVPGDLYRELTVARGVQAAPVVEGYARPEADSQRVLQVFGVDLFAESDFRPFIAPQGASGVDLPGLLTTSGGTLLSAGTAEELGVAVGDSLPLRVDGREEMAVVLGVLTPEDDRSRRAIQNLLVVDVATAQEWQGGTGYEVQGTGEAEPLSGTPYLVPGTTNRLSRIDLLIPDDARGEALLAEIEADLPEGLEVRPASAQADALETMTAAFRLNLTALSLLALVVGLFLIYNTITFSVVQRRQLLGTYRALGVTRREVFRLVIGEALVVGAVGTVIGLGLGVLLGTGLVRLVTQTIGDLYFVVRVRDLSLDPWSLAKGVALGLGSSALGALGPGWEAASVAPASALRRSQQEDNLADRAGLLALAGLGSALLGVVVFLIPAGVALAYVGLLFVIVGAALAAPWATRLFSNAASGALARIFGPVGRMAARGINASLSRTAIAVAALAVAVASTVGVGVMVSSFRATVGDWLGSVLQADVYIQPPATVFRRGGGFLDPSVTQDLIALDGVARADGVRTQQLDTDGGPIDLVVTNIDGQRAGIYRYKAGTASGVAEAAARGEVAVSEPFAFRFDVGVGDTLRLPTDEGERAYPISGIYYDYGNDLGVVMMDEQTFLQSYRDPGLSGLALTAASGVDPEELTERAKAASEGRQRLVVRSNRSLREASLEIFDQTFVVTNVLRLLAVLVAFVGVLSALMALQLERKRELAMLRAQGMTRREVARMVFAQTGLMGLWAGALALPLGLSLAWVLVYVVNVRSFGWTLAFTVDPWILVQAVALAVVAALLAGIYPAWAMGRADPALAMREE; the protein is encoded by the coding sequence ATGCTCGCCCGAAGCAGCCGCCGTTACCTGTTCCGTCACCCGTGGCTCACGGCGCTTTCCCTGGTGGGCGTCGCGCTGGGCGTGGCCGTCGTGGTGGCGGTCGACCTCGCGAATGCGAGCGCGACGAAGGCTTTCCGCCTGTCGTCCGAGAGTCTGAGCGGCCGCGCGACGCACGTCGTGGTGGGCGGTCCCGGCGGCGTCCCTGGCGACCTGTACCGCGAACTGACCGTCGCCAGAGGCGTCCAGGCCGCGCCGGTCGTGGAGGGCTACGCGCGGCCCGAAGCCGACTCCCAGCGTGTGCTGCAGGTGTTCGGCGTGGATCTCTTCGCCGAGTCCGACTTCCGGCCGTTTATCGCGCCGCAAGGGGCCTCTGGCGTGGACCTGCCGGGCCTGCTCACGACCTCTGGTGGCACATTGCTCTCGGCCGGTACGGCGGAGGAACTGGGCGTGGCGGTAGGCGACTCGCTCCCGCTCCGAGTCGATGGGCGCGAGGAGATGGCGGTCGTGCTCGGGGTGCTCACGCCAGAGGACGACCGCTCGCGCCGCGCGATCCAGAACCTCCTCGTGGTGGACGTGGCGACGGCGCAGGAATGGCAGGGAGGTACGGGGTACGAGGTACAGGGTACTGGCGAGGCCGAGCCGCTAAGCGGTACCCCGTACCTCGTACCCGGTACCACAAACCGCCTGTCGCGAATCGACCTGCTGATCCCGGATGACGCCAGAGGCGAGGCGCTGCTGGCGGAGATTGAGGCAGACCTCCCGGAGGGGTTGGAGGTGCGGCCCGCATCGGCGCAAGCGGACGCGCTGGAAACGATGACGGCGGCGTTCCGGCTCAACCTCACCGCGCTGAGCCTGCTCGCGCTCGTCGTGGGGCTGTTCCTGATCTACAACACGATCACGTTCTCGGTCGTGCAGCGGCGGCAGCTGCTGGGCACGTACCGCGCGCTGGGGGTTACGCGGCGCGAGGTGTTTCGGCTCGTGATCGGCGAGGCGCTCGTGGTCGGCGCCGTCGGGACCGTTATCGGTCTTGGGCTCGGTGTTCTCCTCGGGACCGGGCTCGTGCGGCTCGTGACGCAGACTATCGGTGACCTCTATTTCGTCGTGCGCGTGCGCGATCTCTCGCTCGATCCGTGGAGCCTCGCCAAGGGCGTCGCGCTCGGGCTGGGGTCGTCCGCGCTCGGCGCGCTCGGGCCGGGCTGGGAGGCCGCGTCGGTCGCGCCCGCGAGCGCGCTCCGCCGCTCGCAGCAAGAGGACAACCTGGCCGACCGCGCCGGGCTTCTGGCGCTGGCCGGGCTGGGCTCAGCGCTTCTCGGCGTCGTCGTGTTCCTGATTCCCGCAGGTGTGGCGCTGGCGTACGTCGGGCTCCTCTTCGTGATCGTCGGCGCGGCCCTCGCGGCGCCGTGGGCCACGCGGCTGTTCTCCAACGCGGCCTCTGGCGCGCTCGCGCGGATCTTCGGGCCCGTGGGGCGTATGGCCGCCAGAGGCATCAACGCGAGCCTGAGCCGGACCGCCATCGCCGTCGCGGCCCTCGCCGTCGCCGTGGCGAGCACGGTCGGCGTGGGCGTGATGGTGTCGTCGTTTCGCGCGACGGTCGGGGACTGGCTGGGCTCGGTCCTCCAGGCCGATGTCTACATCCAGCCTCCTGCGACCGTCTTCCGCCGCGGCGGCGGATTCCTGGATCCGTCAGTGACGCAGGACCTGATCGCGCTCGACGGCGTCGCCCGCGCTGACGGCGTGCGCACGCAGCAACTCGACACCGACGGCGGTCCTATCGATCTCGTTGTCACCAACATCGACGGCCAGCGCGCCGGGATCTACCGCTACAAAGCCGGGACGGCCTCTGGCGTGGCCGAGGCCGCCGCCAGAGGCGAGGTGGCGGTCAGCGAGCCCTTCGCGTTCCGCTTCGACGTGGGCGTGGGCGACACGCTCCGCCTGCCGACCGACGAGGGCGAGCGCGCCTACCCCATCTCCGGCATCTACTACGATTACGGCAACGACCTCGGCGTGGTGATGATGGACGAGCAGACGTTTCTCCAGTCCTACCGCGACCCCGGACTTTCGGGCCTCGCGTTGACGGCGGCCTCTGGCGTCGACCCCGAGGAACTCACGGAGCGCGCGAAGGCGGCGAGCGAGGGGCGCCAGAGGCTCGTCGTGCGCAGCAACCGGTCGTTGCGCGAGGCGAGCCTGGAGATCTTCGACCAGACGTTCGTGGTGACGAACGTGCTGCGGCTATTGGCCGTCCTCGTGGCATTCGTGGGCGTGCTCTCGGCGCTCATGGCGCTGCAACTGGAGCGCAAGCGCGAACTGGCCATGCTGCGCGCGCAGGGCATGACGCGGCGCGAGGTCGCGCGGATGGTGTTCGCGCAGACCGGGCTCATGGGCCTCTGGGCGGGCGCGCTCGCCCTCCCGCTCGGGCTCTCGCTGGCCTGGGTGCTCGTCTACGTCGTCAACGTCCGGTCCTTCGGCTGGACGCTCGCGTTCACGGTCGATCCCTGGATCCTCGTTCAGGCCGTCGCGCTGGCCGTCGTGGCCGCGCTTCTGGCTGGCATCTACCCCGCCTGGGCGATGGGCCGCGCCGACCCCGCGCTCGCGATGCGCGAGGAGTAG
- a CDS encoding Bax inhibitor-1/YccA family protein: METTYRVPVAERDASTRADFILRTYTHLIGAILLFVAIEYAFFASGIAQPMAEAMTSVSWLLVLGGFVAVSWFASRAAMTAESKAAQYAALGAFVLAEAIIFVPLLFMAMYYTNSGMELINDAAWVTILGLAGLTGIAFWTRKDFSFLGGILKWAFILAIVAIVSAVLFGFSLGTWFSVLMIGLAGAAILYDTSNIIHHYPEDRYVGAALALFASVALMFWYVLRLFMSRD, from the coding sequence ATGGAAACGACCTACCGGGTCCCCGTCGCGGAGCGAGACGCCAGCACGCGGGCCGACTTCATCCTTCGGACCTACACCCACCTCATCGGCGCGATTTTGCTGTTCGTCGCGATCGAGTACGCCTTTTTTGCCTCGGGTATCGCTCAGCCCATGGCAGAAGCGATGACGAGTGTGAGCTGGTTGCTCGTGCTCGGAGGCTTTGTGGCCGTGAGCTGGTTCGCCAGCCGCGCGGCGATGACGGCGGAATCGAAAGCTGCGCAGTACGCGGCGCTCGGGGCGTTCGTCTTGGCGGAGGCCATCATCTTCGTCCCGCTGCTGTTCATGGCGATGTACTACACGAACAGCGGAATGGAGCTGATCAACGACGCCGCCTGGGTCACCATTTTGGGCCTCGCGGGGCTTACCGGCATCGCGTTCTGGACGCGCAAGGACTTCTCGTTCCTTGGAGGCATCCTGAAGTGGGCTTTTATCCTCGCGATCGTCGCCATCGTATCGGCTGTGCTGTTCGGGTTTTCGCTCGGCACGTGGTTCTCGGTTTTGATGATCGGCCTCGCAGGAGCGGCGATTCTCTACGACACCTCGAACATCATCCACCACTACCCGGAGGATCGCTACGTCGGCGCCGCTCTTGCGCTGTTCGCGTCGGTCGCGCTGATGTTCTGGTACGTGCTGCGCCTCTTCATGTCGCGCGACTAA
- a CDS encoding NAD(P)/FAD-dependent oxidoreductase produces MTRSVWQEPLAPTAGSSAPLAPEADVVIVGGGAIGCATAWALHEADPTLRLVIVEAEHLAFGASGRNAGFVLLGAPGADPGSTNAAERERAGRLWRFTHENADAIREMDGDAFGLTWTGSLIAAGDDDEATMLQRQADVLEGTEWLPPDALHKRLAASGARGFRGGLWVETGGTLDPAAYVRYLARASGATVLDRSPMTGLAARGGGVAVQTARGEVRAERAVVCLNAYLPRVLPAFADLVRPVRAQMLATAPLAPILDVPVYSHDGYYYLRQRQDGRLLLGGARHLHRDAEVGYEDATTALQGDLEAYLAAHFPAAGTPEVEQRWSGTMGFSPDGLPFVADVPEIPGAVVASGFTGHGMGYSARFGRLLARRTLGDQDPAADLFDVRRFDAAPEAAAPSASGGDLRAQRA; encoded by the coding sequence GTGACCCGGTCGGTCTGGCAAGAGCCTCTGGCGCCAACAGCCGGGTCTTCTGCGCCTCTGGCGCCAGAGGCCGACGTCGTCATCGTGGGTGGCGGCGCCATCGGGTGCGCCACGGCGTGGGCGCTGCACGAGGCCGATCCGACGCTCCGCCTTGTGATCGTGGAGGCGGAGCACCTCGCGTTTGGCGCCAGCGGCCGAAACGCGGGCTTCGTCCTGCTCGGCGCACCGGGGGCCGACCCGGGAAGCACAAACGCCGCAGAGCGCGAGCGTGCTGGTCGCCTCTGGCGCTTCACCCACGAGAACGCCGACGCCATCCGCGAGATGGACGGCGATGCGTTCGGCCTGACGTGGACCGGCAGCCTTATCGCCGCTGGCGACGACGACGAAGCCACGATGCTGCAACGCCAGGCGGACGTTCTGGAGGGCACCGAGTGGCTCCCGCCCGACGCGCTCCACAAACGCCTCGCGGCCTCTGGCGCCAGAGGCTTTCGCGGTGGGCTCTGGGTCGAAACCGGCGGCACGCTTGACCCGGCCGCCTACGTGCGCTACCTCGCGCGGGCCTCAGGCGCGACAGTGCTGGACCGCTCGCCCATGACCGGGCTTGCCGCCAGAGGCGGTGGCGTGGCGGTGCAGACGGCCCGGGGCGAGGTCCGCGCCGAGCGTGCCGTCGTGTGCCTGAACGCGTACCTCCCGCGCGTCCTGCCGGCCTTCGCGGATCTCGTGCGGCCAGTGCGCGCCCAGATGCTTGCGACGGCGCCTCTGGCGCCGATTCTGGACGTGCCCGTGTACAGCCACGACGGCTACTACTACCTCCGCCAGAGGCAGGACGGGCGGCTCCTCCTGGGGGGCGCGCGCCACCTCCACCGCGATGCCGAGGTAGGCTACGAGGACGCCACGACGGCGCTTCAAGGCGATCTGGAGGCGTACCTCGCCGCTCACTTTCCTGCCGCGGGCACGCCAGAGGTGGAGCAGCGGTGGAGCGGCACGATGGGCTTCTCACCCGACGGACTCCCGTTCGTCGCCGACGTGCCCGAGATCCCAGGCGCGGTCGTCGCGAGTGGGTTCACGGGGCACGGGATGGGGTACTCGGCGCGTTTTGGCCGCCTCCTCGCTCGGCGCACGCTCGGCGATCAAGATCCCGCCGCCGACCTTTTCGACGTTCGCCGTTTTGACGCAGCGCCAGAGGCCGCCGCACCCTCCGCCTCCGGCGGGGACCTCCGCGCCCAGCGGGCGTAG
- a CDS encoding MDR family oxidoreductase, protein MRALLIRRDPDHRVEITDVPETDLPEGDVLIDVSHSSLNYKDGLAVTNTGKIVRGEFPFVPGIDLAGTVAESASGDWSPGDRVILTGWGTGENRWGGYAERARASAEHLVAMPKNLSPEIAMWMGTAGFTAALSVLAIRDGEVSPEDGPIVVTGASGGVGSVAVALLAADGFEVHAVTGTESAHNYLRSLGAAEILGREALATPPDNPMGAATWAGAVDSVGGTTLETILATAKRHACIAACGLAGGHVLSTTVFPFILRGVALQGIDSNTATLDTRRVAWNLLANAVASGALDDVEKTVIRLDDVPAWAEKIVAGETLGRVVVEL, encoded by the coding sequence ATGCGCGCACTCCTCATCCGCCGCGATCCCGACCACCGCGTCGAGATCACTGACGTTCCCGAAACCGACCTCCCCGAGGGCGATGTCCTGATCGACGTCTCGCACTCCAGCCTGAACTACAAGGACGGCCTGGCCGTCACCAACACGGGCAAGATCGTGCGCGGCGAGTTCCCGTTCGTGCCCGGCATCGACCTCGCCGGGACCGTCGCCGAGTCCGCCTCTGGCGACTGGAGCCCGGGCGACCGCGTGATCCTGACGGGGTGGGGAACCGGCGAGAACCGCTGGGGCGGCTACGCGGAGCGCGCCCGCGCAAGTGCCGAGCACCTGGTCGCGATGCCGAAGAACCTCTCGCCAGAGATCGCGATGTGGATGGGCACCGCCGGCTTCACGGCCGCGCTGAGCGTGCTCGCAATCCGCGACGGCGAGGTCTCGCCAGAGGATGGGCCGATCGTGGTCACGGGCGCCTCTGGCGGCGTGGGCTCGGTCGCCGTCGCGCTGCTGGCTGCCGACGGATTCGAAGTGCACGCCGTGACGGGGACTGAGAGCGCGCACAACTATCTGCGGAGCCTGGGTGCCGCCGAGATCCTCGGGCGCGAAGCGCTCGCGACGCCACCTGACAACCCTATGGGCGCGGCGACGTGGGCCGGCGCCGTGGACTCGGTCGGTGGGACCACGCTCGAAACGATCCTCGCCACCGCCAAGCGCCACGCGTGCATCGCGGCCTGTGGCCTCGCGGGCGGGCACGTGCTCTCCACGACGGTTTTCCCGTTCATCCTCCGCGGCGTCGCGCTGCAGGGCATCGACTCCAACACGGCAACGTTGGACACCCGACGCGTCGCCTGGAACCTCCTCGCCAACGCCGTCGCCAGCGGCGCGCTGGACGACGTGGAGAAGACCGTGATCCGCTTGGACGACGTGCCCGCATGGGCAGAGAAGATCGTCGCCGGCGAGACGCTCGGGCGCGTCGTCGTCGAACTGTGA
- a CDS encoding DUF1328 family protein, whose translation MGGQFFEVFVVLAVVALVAALLGFRGVAGLSASIAKLALVAAVILFVLAFIL comes from the coding sequence ATGGGAGGTCAATTCTTTGAAGTCTTTGTCGTCCTGGCTGTTGTCGCGCTCGTCGCGGCCCTGCTCGGTTTTCGCGGCGTCGCCGGTCTTTCGGCGAGCATCGCGAAGTTGGCGCTCGTCGCCGCTGTGATCCTGTTTGTTCTGGCGTTTATCCTGTAG
- a CDS encoding M14 family zinc carboxypeptidase: MTLSDLDLGSVRFRTSGEVHDELRAACEANPDLAQFEIIGESEEGRPLAGITLGYGPRLATLMAGAHADEPVGPETLRHLVLDGLGARGWGAEDGGLEDLWDAWTLRIVPHVNPDAEARNQAWISRWAEQADDPEAMLRLFLRHRLREQPGQDIEFGYPAMRAENRAATDFLFGGSASGAAPSLALHASLHGMAFSEGALLLIEKEWLHAPEAETLRAGFREAAAHAGLRLHDHDRGGDKGFRYGGPGFWSTPEGAAMQAHFRASGDEATASRFHRSSIEQAVVASGASPLCVVTELPLFHLAADYAHELGVAALAEQWRQRLPELAAGAALGEAVQTFGIRTVDAHRAVRIHLRVIDLALQTAAASTDV; this comes from the coding sequence ATGACGCTTTCCGACCTCGATCTCGGCTCTGTCCGCTTCCGCACCTCTGGCGAGGTCCACGACGAACTCCGCGCCGCGTGCGAGGCCAACCCCGACCTCGCGCAGTTCGAGATCATCGGCGAGAGTGAGGAGGGGAGGCCTCTGGCGGGCATCACGCTGGGTTACGGCCCGCGCCTCGCCACGCTCATGGCCGGCGCCCACGCCGACGAGCCGGTCGGGCCGGAAACGCTGCGCCACCTCGTTCTGGACGGGCTCGGCGCCAGAGGCTGGGGCGCCGAGGACGGCGGCCTCGAAGACCTGTGGGACGCGTGGACGCTCCGCATCGTCCCGCACGTCAACCCGGACGCCGAGGCCCGCAACCAGGCGTGGATCTCGCGCTGGGCCGAACAGGCAGACGACCCCGAGGCGATGCTGCGCCTGTTCCTCCGCCACCGACTTCGCGAGCAGCCGGGCCAGGACATCGAGTTCGGCTACCCGGCGATGCGTGCAGAAAACCGAGCCGCGACGGACTTCCTGTTCGGCGGCTCCGCCTCTGGCGCAGCGCCGAGCCTCGCGCTCCACGCGAGCCTTCACGGGATGGCGTTCTCCGAGGGCGCGCTGCTCCTGATCGAGAAGGAATGGTTGCACGCGCCAGAGGCCGAGACGCTGCGCGCCGGGTTCCGGGAGGCTGCTGCCCACGCCGGCCTGCGCCTGCACGACCACGACCGCGGCGGCGACAAAGGTTTCCGCTATGGCGGTCCTGGCTTCTGGTCCACGCCAGAGGGCGCCGCCATGCAAGCGCATTTCCGGGCCTCAGGCGACGAAGCGACCGCCTCGCGCTTCCACCGCTCTAGCATAGAGCAGGCGGTCGTGGCCTCTGGCGCGAGCCCGCTGTGCGTGGTGACGGAGCTGCCGCTGTTCCACCTCGCGGCCGACTACGCGCATGAGCTGGGCGTTGCCGCGCTGGCAGAGCAATGGCGCCAGAGGCTGCCAGAACTCGCGGCCGGAGCGGCCCTCGGCGAGGCCGTCCAGACGTTCGGGATTCGGACGGTGGACGCCCACCGCGCGGTGCGGATACACCTCCGCGTTATCGATCTCGCGCTCCAGACCGCCGCGGCCAGCACGGACGTGTGA